Sequence from the Bacillus sp. es.036 genome:
ATGGCCGATCCAGCAGGTCGATATTCTACCAAGAGAAACATTCAGCTTAACGTTCGGATACGATGAGGAAGATGGAAAGATTGTGGACTATCCAGAGGAAACCAAAATGGTTACTGGAGATGAGAACATCGTGCTCGCTGACCTCGTCGTTCAGTGGCGTATCACTAATCCAAAACAATACTTATATTACTCAGACGAACCGAAAGAAATTCTCTACAATGCGACTTCTTCTTCATTAAGAGGCGTTATCGGTAGTTCCGAAATCGATGAAGCGTTAACGTCAGGAAAAGCGGAAATTGAAGGAAACGTTCGAGACATTCTTACTAAATTGATAGATCGCTACGAAATTGGCATTTCCATACTTGATGTAAAGCTTCAAGACGTGGAACTCCCAAATGATGAAGTACGAAAAGCGTTCACGAACGTTGTCGATGCGCGCGAACAAAAAGAAACGACCATCTATGGAGCGAAGAAATACAAAAACCAGGAACTGAGCGTTGTGGAAGGTCAAAAAGATGCGCGTATTTCCAAAGCAGAAGGTGAAAAAGCACAGCGAATCGAGCAGGCGCGTGGTGATGTCGCGACATTTAACGCTCTCTACAATGAATACAAGAACAATCCAGAT
This genomic interval carries:
- the hflK gene encoding FtsH protease activity modulator HflK is translated as MSQRKVVILAGSIVLFLILGIILVTSWYTVDESEQAVIMTFGKVDEEISDAGLHFKLPWPIQQVDILPRETFSLTFGYDEEDGKIVDYPEETKMVTGDENIVLADLVVQWRITNPKQYLYYSDEPKEILYNATSSSLRGVIGSSEIDEALTSGKAEIEGNVRDILTKLIDRYEIGISILDVKLQDVELPNDEVRKAFTNVVDAREQKETTIYGAKKYKNQELSVVEGQKDARISKAEGEKAQRIEQARGDVATFNALYNEYKNNPDITRQRLVLETLEEVLPDTKIYITDEGGDTVKYLPIQPAQEKTTETPKPKESEKNE